A genomic region of Nitrososphaerota archaeon contains the following coding sequences:
- a CDS encoding thioredoxin family protein, with protein sequence MRTLELGEKAADFDLPGVDGQRYSLGSFSSKPILAVVFWCNHCPYVKAYELRTVSIQSDYASKGVQFVAINSNDEKSYPEDSFPEMVKRAKEKGFNFPYLRDETQDAVEAYGGVCTPHVFVFDGARTLRYRGRIDDSKEEAKVTTHDLRNALEDLTSGRDVRVPDTKPFGCSIKWYSVKP encoded by the coding sequence ATGAGGACTCTGGAACTGGGAGAGAAGGCTGCAGATTTCGACCTTCCTGGGGTGGATGGCCAGCGCTACTCGCTCGGGTCATTCTCCAGCAAACCCATCCTGGCCGTGGTTTTTTGGTGCAATCACTGTCCCTACGTCAAGGCCTACGAACTCCGGACGGTTTCCATCCAGAGCGACTACGCCTCAAAGGGGGTCCAGTTCGTCGCGATAAACTCGAACGACGAGAAATCATACCCTGAAGACAGCTTCCCCGAGATGGTGAAGAGGGCGAAGGAGAAGGGGTTCAACTTCCCCTACCTCAGGGACGAGACCCAGGACGCGGTCGAGGCCTACGGCGGGGTCTGCACTCCTCACGTCTTCGTCTTCGACGGGGCCCGCACCCTGAGGTACAGGGGGAGGATCGACGATTCGAAGGAAGAGGCGAAGGTGACAACCCACGACCTCAGGAACGCACTGGAAGACCTTACCTCGGGGAGGGACGTCAGGGTCCCCGACACCAAGCCCTTCGGCTGCAGCATCAAGTGGTACTCCGTCAAACCCTAG
- a CDS encoding M48 family metallopeptidase, translated as MPLLEIGSRRIEYSVVKGASRRYTYFRFTSNMILEVIVPRGRRVDPEVEIRAQRAWVLRAYERAARTHRILEADRVMFDGKYQDVDFVESMDEGLFHDPQKGHIQVRANDKRMLKELVRRWFLKETSAYVVRKVSELAPLFGVRPTRVDTREISKWGYCTRGGRLSFSWQLIALPERLREYVVMHELTHLVEFNHSAAFKKKLASVCPDFRQREKELESILPYDRKGVM; from the coding sequence TTGCCTCTGCTGGAGATTGGAAGCCGGAGAATCGAGTACTCGGTGGTCAAGGGGGCCAGCCGGAGGTACACCTACTTCAGGTTCACGTCGAACATGATCCTGGAGGTCATCGTCCCCAGAGGGAGGCGGGTCGACCCGGAAGTGGAGATCAGGGCACAGCGAGCCTGGGTCCTCCGAGCCTACGAAAGGGCGGCAAGGACGCACCGAATCCTCGAAGCTGACAGGGTGATGTTCGACGGCAAATACCAGGACGTCGACTTCGTCGAGAGCATGGACGAGGGCCTCTTTCACGATCCGCAGAAAGGTCACATTCAGGTCAGGGCCAACGACAAACGCATGCTCAAGGAGCTGGTCAGGAGATGGTTCCTCAAGGAAACGTCAGCCTACGTGGTTCGGAAGGTCTCGGAGCTTGCTCCACTCTTCGGCGTAAGGCCCACCCGCGTTGACACCCGGGAGATCAGCAAGTGGGGGTATTGCACCCGTGGGGGCAGGCTCTCCTTCAGCTGGCAGCTCATTGCCCTCCCCGAAAGACTGCGGGAGTACGTCGTGATGCACGAGCTGACCCATCTCGTGGAGTTCAACCATTCAGCCGCTTTCAAGAAGAAGCTCGCCTCCGTCTGCCCCGACTTCCGGCAGCGAGAAAAAGAGCTCGAGAGCATCCTGCCCTACGACCGCAAGGGAGTAATGTGA
- a CDS encoding class I SAM-dependent methyltransferase, translating into MANCELFGKFAEYFESQVVPLWGSVYDDLVSRAHITLGQRVLDVGTGTGEVALRASSRVGSRGAVVGVDTEEEMLKIARRKATRLSLDNIEFKEMSAERLNLPEGSFDSVVGNYSLCCCFDYEAALATCLKVLKPGGRLTYNHSGPGDPLEFQVASKIFEKYQTATPSSKLQRIRKASLGQREAVEKYRDPFVALSAMRRLGYEGAEASIRQRVIQYPNAEAFIERMLGFNWRNEADEMSGEGLRKFRSEATAALASLSAGPGFVVADEMTFFSGRKP; encoded by the coding sequence ATGGCAAACTGCGAGCTCTTCGGCAAGTTTGCCGAATATTTCGAATCTCAGGTGGTCCCGCTCTGGGGCTCGGTCTACGACGACCTGGTCTCCAGGGCGCACATCACTCTCGGCCAGAGGGTCCTCGACGTCGGAACTGGCACCGGAGAGGTGGCCCTCCGCGCGAGCAGCCGGGTAGGCAGTCGAGGGGCTGTCGTCGGGGTGGACACGGAGGAAGAAATGTTGAAGATTGCCCGCCGCAAGGCGACCAGACTCTCGCTCGACAACATCGAGTTCAAAGAAATGAGCGCCGAGAGGCTGAACCTCCCCGAGGGCTCCTTCGATTCGGTCGTCGGAAACTACTCCCTCTGCTGCTGTTTCGACTACGAAGCAGCCCTCGCGACGTGCCTCAAAGTCCTGAAGCCAGGGGGGAGACTGACCTACAATCACAGCGGCCCAGGCGACCCCCTGGAGTTCCAGGTCGCCTCAAAGATCTTTGAAAAGTATCAGACGGCGACCCCTTCGAGCAAGCTGCAGCGAATCAGGAAAGCAAGTCTGGGCCAGCGAGAGGCTGTGGAGAAGTACAGGGACCCATTCGTCGCTCTGTCAGCTATGCGACGCCTCGGCTACGAAGGCGCAGAGGCATCGATCAGACAGCGGGTTATCCAATACCCGAATGCGGAGGCGTTCATCGAAAGGATGCTCGGGTTCAACTGGCGCAACGAAGCTGACGAAATGTCTGGAGAAGGCCTCCGGAAGTTTAGGTCAGAGGCGACTGCGGCGCTCGCAAGCCTCTCCGCCGGCCCCGGATTCGTGGTGGCAGACGAGATGACATTCTTCAGCGGCCGCAAGCCCTGA
- a CDS encoding GNAT family N-acetyltransferase, with amino-acid sequence MASGKDLELNETGWWSHWADVRWNGERSYVMLSSVFDEYFFNRAGFVGCADGQDDVAKIEAEFEASERPPCFSVQGGCEELIGKLNARGYTKFDEMAVMQLGQPRFKKATSLKVLRGPDVKTTEWAATYLLSFYGDLSLNEPVARIVERLALEPSVALFAGEKDGKTVGVLGAFRSPGLLGVYCIGTLGEHRGMGIAGALIHEVSAVASAEGRLLVLQTIVSDRVEDFYTRGGFRRLYLKHLMRPETSGLNRPERG; translated from the coding sequence TTGGCAAGCGGTAAGGACCTGGAGCTCAACGAAACGGGCTGGTGGTCCCACTGGGCCGACGTGCGGTGGAATGGGGAAAGGTCCTACGTCATGCTCTCCTCGGTCTTCGACGAGTACTTCTTCAACCGGGCGGGCTTCGTCGGTTGCGCCGACGGGCAGGACGACGTCGCCAAGATCGAAGCGGAGTTCGAAGCATCTGAAAGGCCCCCCTGCTTCTCGGTTCAGGGCGGCTGCGAAGAGCTCATCGGCAAGCTGAATGCTCGCGGCTATACCAAGTTCGACGAGATGGCGGTCATGCAGCTGGGCCAACCAAGGTTCAAGAAAGCGACCAGCCTGAAGGTCCTGCGAGGCCCTGACGTCAAGACAACGGAGTGGGCAGCCACATACCTCCTCTCGTTCTATGGAGACCTCTCCCTGAACGAACCTGTGGCAAGGATAGTCGAAAGGCTCGCACTGGAGCCGTCAGTCGCCCTCTTCGCAGGGGAGAAGGACGGAAAGACGGTCGGCGTACTCGGGGCGTTCAGGTCACCCGGTCTGCTAGGGGTGTACTGCATAGGCACGCTCGGGGAACACAGGGGCATGGGAATCGCGGGCGCTCTGATCCACGAAGTGAGCGCCGTCGCCTCAGCCGAGGGCCGCCTCCTGGTGCTCCAGACGATTGTCTCCGACCGGGTCGAAGACTTCTACACAAGAGGGGGCTTCCGCCGACTCTATCTCAAACATCTGATGAGACCTGAGACCTCCGGCTTAAATCGACCAGAGCGAGGGTAG
- a CDS encoding Rieske 2Fe-2S domain-containing protein has protein sequence MSTGGFEKFADVSEIPAGTIKVVKLGGAEVWVANIEGTLFAHPNKCTHAGGPVGKGKLNGTIIQCPWHGSKFDVRTGVVVGPPAQVQLPSYEVRVEGTAVWVKRA, from the coding sequence ATGAGCACGGGAGGGTTTGAGAAGTTCGCCGATGTTTCGGAAATACCCGCGGGCACGATCAAGGTCGTGAAGTTGGGCGGGGCCGAGGTGTGGGTGGCCAACATCGAAGGGACGCTCTTCGCACACCCCAACAAGTGCACCCACGCCGGCGGGCCCGTGGGGAAGGGGAAGCTGAATGGGACGATAATCCAATGTCCGTGGCACGGGTCGAAGTTCGACGTCAGGACGGGTGTCGTGGTGGGGCCGCCGGCGCAGGTTCAGCTGCCTTCCTACGAAGTCAGGGTAGAGGGAACCGCAGTCTGGGTCAAACGGGCCTAG
- a CDS encoding MFS transporter yields MSGDEQAYVSRGLGIYSLARGLLLHGNIRVIAFTSLLTGVYVSVLTAVLQPFAVLGLGAGLFTLGLLQSVGGRPSGLASSLVQPFAGYLADTIGRKRLIVAGSAVSICSMLSFLEAALSHSLAALALGFVLFGLSLMSSPATQATIAESVAMDPAKMATAFSVVFFFGQIPGVFAAVGGFIADSLGYYVIFGAAALLESANLVLLLKLLKETGESRPLRDSGRRRRFSLRGAVHLPPSQLRIFAPFAMDAFSYGLAGSIIYGVWAKRFGFTNSDIGLIVATLSVSTLVFQYPATRFLRRVGPRTSLVFSEALTVVVMSGWLVSTSLPVFILLAVVFGVSVATWVPALYSMIMSSAPPEERGSVGGKLAAFRGLIAVPAPIIGGYLFSAFGYYLPVALGLFGEVLTTMALLKLLPRGEP; encoded by the coding sequence GTGAGCGGCGATGAACAGGCCTACGTGAGCAGGGGCCTAGGCATCTACTCGCTGGCAAGGGGCCTCCTGCTCCACGGCAACATCAGGGTCATCGCCTTCACCAGCCTGCTGACTGGGGTCTACGTCAGCGTGCTGACCGCGGTCCTGCAACCCTTCGCAGTCCTAGGCCTCGGCGCCGGGCTCTTCACGCTGGGGCTCCTCCAATCCGTGGGAGGCAGGCCAAGCGGGTTGGCCAGTTCCCTTGTCCAGCCGTTCGCAGGCTACCTTGCCGACACCATTGGAAGGAAGCGGCTCATCGTCGCCGGGAGCGCCGTGTCCATCTGCTCAATGCTCTCTTTCCTCGAAGCCGCCCTCAGCCACAGCCTAGCGGCCCTGGCCCTCGGCTTCGTCCTCTTCGGCCTCTCCCTGATGAGCAGCCCCGCCACCCAGGCAACCATCGCTGAATCAGTGGCCATGGACCCAGCCAAGATGGCGACTGCCTTCAGCGTCGTCTTCTTCTTCGGTCAAATCCCGGGGGTTTTCGCAGCCGTCGGAGGTTTCATCGCCGATTCCCTCGGGTACTACGTGATCTTCGGCGCCGCGGCCCTCCTCGAGTCAGCGAACCTGGTCCTACTTTTGAAACTCCTGAAAGAGACGGGCGAGAGCCGCCCGCTCCGGGACTCCGGGCGGAGGCGCCGCTTTTCACTCAGGGGGGCCGTCCATCTGCCTCCCAGCCAGCTCCGCATCTTCGCCCCCTTCGCAATGGACGCATTCTCATACGGTTTGGCTGGTTCGATAATCTACGGCGTCTGGGCGAAGCGCTTCGGGTTCACCAATTCCGACATAGGCCTCATCGTCGCCACGCTTTCGGTCTCCACACTCGTCTTCCAATACCCCGCCACCAGGTTCCTCCGGAGAGTCGGGCCGAGGACGTCCCTCGTCTTCTCCGAAGCTCTAACGGTGGTAGTCATGTCGGGCTGGCTCGTCAGCACTTCTCTGCCTGTCTTCATCCTCCTCGCCGTGGTCTTCGGCGTCTCGGTCGCAACGTGGGTGCCCGCGCTGTACTCGATGATCATGTCCAGCGCTCCCCCGGAGGAGAGGGGCAGCGTCGGCGGAAAGCTCGCCGCCTTCAGGGGTCTTATCGCCGTCCCCGCGCCGATAATCGGGGGCTACCTCTTCAGCGCCTTCGGCTATTACCTTCCCGTGGCACTCGGGCTCTTCGGCGAGGTCTTGACCACCATGGCGCTGCTGAAGCTCCTTCCCAGGGGGGAACCGTAA
- a CDS encoding nitroreductase family protein, whose product MDASEAVRTKLDVREFSSKAVPSDVKRAVLEAARLTQSGTNSQHWRFILVQDKDNLKTMADDSSWGKWVAGGDFAVIVCTDPTKGYHMIDAGRAVQDMQLTAWDHGVASGVFTGIKDSEFRRDFGIPKDLDPTIVVGFGFPARKLHGKKNRKPLTEVAFLERYGTKLNEELR is encoded by the coding sequence ATGGACGCCTCTGAAGCCGTTCGCACGAAGCTTGACGTGAGAGAGTTCAGCTCCAAGGCCGTCCCTTCGGACGTCAAGAGGGCCGTCCTCGAGGCCGCGAGGCTGACCCAGAGCGGGACCAACTCGCAGCACTGGAGGTTCATCCTCGTCCAGGACAAGGACAACCTGAAGACGATGGCAGACGACAGCTCCTGGGGCAAGTGGGTCGCAGGGGGAGATTTCGCGGTCATCGTTTGCACCGACCCCACCAAAGGCTACCACATGATAGACGCCGGGCGGGCGGTCCAAGATATGCAGCTTACAGCCTGGGACCATGGGGTCGCATCCGGGGTATTCACAGGAATCAAGGATTCAGAGTTCAGGCGGGACTTCGGGATCCCCAAGGACCTCGACCCCACAATCGTAGTCGGGTTCGGCTTCCCCGCGAGGAAACTTCATGGGAAGAAGAACCGCAAGCCCCTCACCGAGGTCGCCTTCCTGGAGCGGTACGGAACAAAGCTGAACGAAGAGCTCAGATGA
- a CDS encoding DNA-3-methyladenine glycosylase I: protein MNAPTRCGWAPADDPLYRAYHDEEWGVPLHDDRKLFEYLVLEGAQAGLSWGTILRKRENFRKAFDGFEPRKVARYNDAKVRRLLSDAGIIRNELKIRSAIRNAGAFLAVQKEFGSFDSYVWQFVGGKPVINRRRSLKDLPASTPESKAMSDALVKRGFGFVGPTICYAHMQATGMVNDHLVRCFRYKQLSGTR, encoded by the coding sequence ATGAACGCCCCGACGAGATGCGGCTGGGCTCCGGCAGACGACCCGCTCTACCGCGCCTACCACGACGAGGAGTGGGGGGTACCCCTGCACGACGACAGGAAGCTGTTCGAGTACCTGGTCCTCGAGGGTGCCCAGGCGGGCCTAAGCTGGGGGACCATCCTTCGGAAGCGCGAGAACTTCAGGAAGGCCTTCGACGGCTTCGAACCGAGGAAGGTTGCGCGATACAACGACGCCAAGGTCAGGAGGCTCCTCTCCGACGCGGGCATCATCAGGAACGAGCTCAAGATTCGTTCCGCAATCCGGAACGCCGGGGCGTTCCTCGCCGTGCAGAAGGAGTTCGGCAGCTTTGACTCGTACGTCTGGCAGTTCGTGGGAGGCAAGCCGGTCATCAACAGGCGGAGGAGCCTGAAGGACCTGCCTGCGTCGACCCCGGAGTCCAAGGCCATGAGCGATGCCCTCGTCAAGCGGGGATTCGGGTTCGTCGGACCGACGATCTGCTATGCCCACATGCAGGCCACAGGCATGGTCAACGACCACCTGGTCCGCTGCTTCAGATACAAACAGCTGAGCGGGACGCGCTAA
- a CDS encoding aldo/keto reductase, producing MEYRRLGSAGIKLSELSLGAWVTYGGQVGEDGTLKCMSAAYELGVNFYDNAEAYANGNAEVVMGNVIKKLGWRRDDIVVSSKVFWGGHGPNEEGLSRKHVFEACRNSLRRLQLDYLDLFFCHRPDPNTPIEETVRAMDDLVHQGKVLYWGTSEWSAAEIMRAHALARELGLTPPQMEQPQYNMFHRERVEKEYLPLYREIGLGTTTWSPLASGLLSGKYNQGVPAGTRASLEGYGWLREHVTRPENIAMVKQLEPIAKELGCTLAQLALAWVRKNENVSTVLTGATSPDQVKENMASLEFVSALDADVLGRIDGVLQNRPDLGMGD from the coding sequence ATGGAATACCGCAGACTCGGAAGCGCCGGCATCAAGCTCAGCGAACTCTCGCTCGGCGCATGGGTGACCTACGGGGGCCAGGTCGGGGAGGATGGGACTCTGAAATGCATGTCCGCCGCCTACGAGCTCGGGGTCAACTTCTACGACAACGCCGAGGCCTACGCCAACGGCAATGCCGAGGTCGTCATGGGGAACGTCATCAAGAAGCTCGGGTGGAGGCGCGACGACATCGTAGTCTCAAGCAAGGTCTTCTGGGGCGGCCACGGCCCGAACGAGGAAGGCCTTTCACGCAAGCACGTCTTCGAGGCCTGCCGCAACTCCCTCAGACGCCTGCAGCTGGACTACCTGGACCTCTTCTTCTGCCACAGGCCCGACCCCAACACCCCGATCGAGGAGACCGTCCGCGCCATGGACGACCTCGTCCACCAGGGGAAGGTCCTCTATTGGGGGACGTCCGAATGGAGCGCGGCGGAGATCATGCGGGCCCACGCCCTCGCGCGCGAGCTCGGCCTGACCCCTCCCCAGATGGAACAACCCCAGTACAACATGTTTCACCGAGAGCGGGTCGAGAAGGAATACCTGCCACTCTACCGCGAAATCGGGCTTGGCACCACCACCTGGAGCCCCCTCGCCTCCGGCCTCCTCAGCGGCAAGTACAACCAGGGAGTCCCAGCCGGCACCCGCGCTTCCCTCGAGGGCTACGGATGGCTCAGGGAGCACGTGACAAGACCTGAGAACATAGCGATGGTGAAGCAGCTCGAACCGATAGCCAAGGAACTTGGGTGCACGCTCGCCCAACTCGCACTCGCGTGGGTCCGGAAGAACGAGAACGTCAGCACGGTCCTCACCGGGGCCACGAGCCCGGACCAGGTGAAAGAGAACATGGCTTCCCTGGAGTTCGTCTCTGCCCTGGACGCAGACGTCCTGGGAAGGATCGACGGCGTCCTCCAGAACAGGCCCGACCTGGGGATGGGAGACTAG
- a CDS encoding FAD-binding oxidoreductase, translated as MQCNPLWPVEKRFPALETDIRKDVLVVGGGMAGVSTAFRLKKAGFDVALITRDEVGGPATGASSGVLYYGSGTNLVPAIRLFGEEKARLLWKETEGVIDEIVRLAKDGPIVCGVRTCGSIMVAKTQPEVEELQEEYAQMKNFGFPVRLLSGREVKEAYPLREFMAGLAYDGVGQVHPARFASGIIGLNALEVYENTPLLDWKEEDGGVAVRTPKGTVRSSQVVLATNFEPFFGLEEHFDLESSVILASQPTQRVREVFPVEKIIWSMEEKYDLVYPRGDRLILELYALGEEGERLKYYFPGVEFTIEQQWGEAWAKPRDWFPIVGKVAENITAAVGMGDQGIIMSWLSGSKVPGILQGKGDWFAERASPGRFGGAGVPR; from the coding sequence ATGCAGTGCAACCCGCTGTGGCCGGTCGAAAAGCGGTTCCCGGCTCTTGAGACCGACATTCGGAAAGACGTGCTGGTTGTCGGGGGCGGGATGGCGGGGGTCTCGACGGCCTTCCGGCTGAAGAAGGCAGGGTTTGATGTCGCTCTCATTACAAGAGACGAAGTCGGAGGCCCTGCGACGGGCGCGAGTTCGGGGGTTCTCTACTACGGGAGCGGAACCAATCTAGTTCCTGCGATCAGGCTCTTCGGAGAGGAGAAAGCACGGCTGCTGTGGAAAGAGACAGAGGGCGTGATCGACGAGATCGTGAGGTTGGCGAAGGACGGACCGATTGTCTGCGGGGTCAGGACGTGCGGCTCGATAATGGTTGCAAAGACACAGCCCGAAGTGGAGGAACTGCAGGAGGAATACGCCCAGATGAAGAACTTCGGGTTCCCCGTCAGGCTTCTCTCGGGGCGCGAGGTGAAGGAGGCTTACCCGCTGCGAGAGTTCATGGCTGGCTTGGCCTACGACGGAGTCGGCCAGGTCCATCCGGCGAGGTTTGCCTCGGGAATCATAGGTCTGAACGCCCTCGAGGTGTACGAGAATACTCCCCTGCTGGACTGGAAAGAGGAAGACGGAGGAGTGGCTGTCAGGACTCCCAAGGGGACGGTCAGGTCTTCGCAAGTTGTCCTGGCGACGAACTTCGAGCCCTTCTTCGGCCTCGAAGAGCACTTCGACCTGGAATCTTCGGTGATACTCGCGAGCCAGCCCACGCAGAGGGTCAGGGAGGTCTTTCCTGTCGAGAAGATAATCTGGAGCATGGAGGAGAAGTACGACCTGGTCTATCCGCGTGGGGACAGGCTCATCCTGGAGCTCTACGCCCTGGGGGAGGAAGGAGAGAGGTTGAAGTATTACTTCCCCGGAGTCGAGTTCACGATAGAACAGCAGTGGGGGGAGGCCTGGGCCAAGCCCCGGGACTGGTTCCCGATAGTGGGGAAGGTGGCCGAGAACATCACGGCCGCAGTCGGGATGGGAGACCAGGGGATCATCATGAGCTGGCTCAGCGGCTCGAAGGTGCCTGGGATCCTTCAGGGGAAGGGAGATTGGTTCGCAGAGAGGGCTTCGCCGGGACGGTTCGGCGGAGCGGGGGTCCCAAGATGA
- a CDS encoding MFS transporter, whose product MSSRLPSMALYFTWYAARGATGFFVPLYLYSIGLPVVEVGLALGFSGAGVLIFEAVWGYVVDKVGVAKTLPGVEVVAVVTFFLFQFVSTPYEAYAASFLLGATSPVMVVIGRYLVVGESESSGWGAGFGLLGGAISFGFGAGALVGGVTSSRFGYGYAFDVAALLTIVPYPLYTLVKKRSPGHLKPAVAQPPASEGSQGLDWRTLSILSVASVPLFMGVVFYTSIMQLVVTQTASIGASSVDASIMISLYSFSNVLFQPLLGAAFGRRARSSIALGLALNLGVFLALTRTGTMLGFDALAVAAAFCFSMVSPLSLSLLMVRTPRRYAGRMMGMYGAAEDVGIVLGPVLGAFFWANFGLESAYLSMALPTLAALIFYLLMFNRAGKG is encoded by the coding sequence ATGAGCAGCAGGCTGCCTTCGATGGCCCTGTACTTCACCTGGTATGCCGCCAGGGGAGCCACGGGATTCTTCGTCCCGCTCTACCTCTATTCCATCGGCCTTCCTGTTGTCGAGGTCGGGCTCGCCCTTGGGTTCAGCGGGGCGGGTGTGCTCATCTTCGAGGCTGTCTGGGGGTACGTCGTCGACAAGGTCGGGGTGGCGAAGACCCTGCCGGGGGTCGAGGTTGTCGCTGTCGTCACGTTCTTCCTTTTCCAGTTCGTAAGCACCCCCTACGAAGCCTACGCGGCCTCCTTCCTGCTCGGCGCGACCTCCCCCGTGATGGTGGTGATAGGCAGGTACCTGGTCGTGGGGGAGAGCGAGTCGTCCGGGTGGGGGGCCGGGTTCGGCTTGCTCGGGGGCGCGATTTCGTTCGGGTTCGGGGCAGGGGCCCTGGTGGGGGGCGTTACCTCCTCGAGGTTCGGGTACGGGTACGCGTTCGATGTCGCTGCCTTGCTCACTATCGTCCCCTATCCGCTTTACACACTCGTCAAGAAGAGGAGTCCAGGACACCTGAAGCCGGCAGTCGCCCAGCCCCCGGCGTCGGAGGGGAGCCAGGGACTAGACTGGAGGACCCTTTCGATCCTCAGCGTGGCGTCGGTCCCGCTTTTCATGGGGGTCGTCTTCTACACGAGTATCATGCAGCTTGTGGTGACGCAGACCGCGTCCATTGGGGCGAGCAGCGTCGACGCTTCCATCATGATCTCCCTCTACTCCTTCTCGAACGTCCTCTTCCAGCCTCTTCTTGGGGCGGCCTTCGGACGCAGGGCGCGGAGTTCCATCGCCCTGGGCCTCGCGTTGAACCTGGGCGTCTTCCTTGCCCTGACCCGGACGGGGACCATGCTGGGGTTCGACGCCCTGGCAGTGGCGGCGGCGTTCTGCTTTTCCATGGTGAGCCCGCTCTCCCTCTCCCTTCTCATGGTGCGGACCCCGAGGCGGTACGCGGGAAGGATGATGGGGATGTACGGGGCAGCCGAGGACGTCGGAATCGTCCTGGGCCCTGTCCTGGGCGCGTTTTTCTGGGCCAACTTCGGGCTGGAGTCAGCGTACCTGTCGATGGCTCTGCCGACGCTGGCCGCCCTCATCTTCTACCTGCTGATGTTCAACAGGGCAGGAAAGGGCTAG